The following are from one region of the Tindallia californiensis genome:
- a CDS encoding Na/Pi cotransporter family protein, with protein sequence MVLSLALGLLGGLGLFLYGMKQMSTGMQKAAGEKLHRILEILTANPYMATLTGIIVTVLVQSSSTTNVMAIGFASAGLMNLSQTVGTMLGANIGTTVTAQLISFDISVIIYPAIALGAYLNLFTSRGLHKAIGQAILGIGLLFLGLNAMSEAMIPLRDYDPFVRMLARCGQTPVLGMLAGALFTAVIQSSSATAGVVIALTLQGMIDTPSSIAIVLGANIGTSITAALASIGTNLTARRSVLAIVTVKVTGVLLALLFFQPFLALVSLTGSSVTRQVANAHTIFNVLNVLLFFPFLTPFLRQVQKLMPGEEMVVETGSKYLNPKAQKTTSLAISAARQELLRMAAIARGMLQDSVRIFVQEERGIIGATRQKEELIDSLEKDITIFLTGISQKSLSSHQSQTITALMHCSSDLERIGDHAHNIIHLAELKMDERLPFSKEACHELEQMHQLVDEMIEGAMEAFEKEDTTLARKIIAKDHDVDSMERNLRKGHIERLNQKVCRPQSGVVFLDIISNLERVADHATNMAEVVTGDF encoded by the coding sequence ATGGTTTTATCACTTGCCCTTGGTCTGTTGGGAGGTCTTGGGCTATTTTTGTATGGAATGAAACAAATGTCTACGGGTATGCAAAAAGCAGCGGGAGAAAAATTGCACCGCATTTTAGAAATTCTCACCGCTAATCCCTATATGGCTACGCTGACCGGTATCATTGTCACCGTACTGGTACAAAGCAGCAGTACCACCAACGTCATGGCTATCGGCTTTGCCAGTGCCGGATTAATGAATCTGTCACAAACTGTAGGCACCATGCTGGGAGCCAATATTGGCACTACCGTAACGGCTCAGTTGATTTCTTTCGATATTTCCGTGATTATCTATCCTGCCATTGCATTGGGCGCTTATCTCAATCTTTTTACCTCCAGAGGCCTTCACAAAGCCATTGGTCAGGCTATTCTGGGAATCGGCCTTCTTTTTCTTGGCCTGAACGCCATGTCTGAGGCAATGATTCCTCTACGGGATTATGATCCCTTTGTCCGTATGCTGGCCCGATGTGGTCAGACACCGGTTTTAGGAATGTTGGCCGGTGCTCTTTTTACAGCGGTTATTCAAAGCAGTAGTGCCACCGCCGGTGTAGTGATTGCCCTGACATTACAGGGAATGATTGACACGCCTTCTTCCATCGCCATTGTATTAGGCGCTAATATTGGCACCAGTATTACAGCCGCTCTTGCCAGCATCGGCACTAACCTAACAGCACGTCGGTCTGTTCTGGCTATTGTAACCGTAAAAGTTACCGGTGTCCTCCTGGCACTCCTCTTTTTTCAGCCTTTTCTGGCCCTGGTATCCCTTACAGGAAGTAGCGTGACCCGGCAAGTAGCTAATGCCCACACTATTTTTAATGTACTGAATGTGCTGCTTTTCTTTCCTTTTTTAACGCCTTTCCTGCGGCAGGTACAAAAGCTGATGCCGGGAGAGGAAATGGTGGTGGAAACCGGCTCCAAATATCTTAATCCGAAAGCTCAGAAAACAACCTCACTGGCTATCAGTGCCGCCCGTCAGGAGCTACTCCGGATGGCCGCCATTGCCCGGGGAATGTTACAGGATTCGGTACGCATTTTTGTCCAGGAAGAAAGAGGCATTATTGGTGCTACCCGTCAAAAGGAAGAACTTATTGACAGCTTAGAAAAAGATATTACGATTTTTCTTACGGGAATCTCTCAAAAATCCCTGAGTTCACATCAATCACAAACCATTACTGCCTTGATGCATTGCAGCAGTGATCTGGAAAGAATTGGAGACCATGCGCATAATATTATTCATTTGGCAGAACTTAAAATGGATGAACGACTTCCTTTTTCTAAGGAAGCCTGTCATGAGTTGGAGCAGATGCATCAGTTAGTAGACGAAATGATTGAAGGGGCTATGGAAGCCTTTGAAAAAGAAGATACTACCCTTGCCCGAAAAATCATCGCAAAAGATCATGATGTGGACAGCATGGAAAGAAATCTTCGAAAAGGACATATTGAACGTTTAAATCAAAAGGTCTGTCGACCTCAGTCCGGTGTGGTGTTCCTGGATATTATCAGCAATCTGGAAAGAGTGGCGGATCATGCCACCAATATGGCCGAAGTGGTAACAGGAGATTTTTAG
- a CDS encoding HD domain-containing phosphohydrolase — MNTFTCIPTRKKQPSFFFLRWLFFIVLFFFLLSFRVFAAPSETDLTTIMIGDDLHYPPYSYLDENGEATGFNVELARAIGNAMNLEVEIRLDEWTTIRQALEDGEIHAISGMFRSPEREALYLFSSPHSVTAGDLFGPSGTRLNHLQEIEGATVAVQEADIVAEYLEAQDLEITFMEVYNVKDALQLVEEGHADYAGVLKMPGMYIIDAYEMDLIPQNLSLNTNQYAMAVMPDNRDVLLMLNGGMEILKATGEYQELYDQWLGIYEDPDPRELFYQYRWILIAVLTLIAGLAILVILMRYLIRRKTEELLSVNTEMEAAMEELIAMEQELRDQLDQLRKSQEELHASEEKNRAILAALPDIMFLFDDAGYFLDCHASNEDNLLHSPEMFLGKHIKDFFPGTLSEKTLRSIRLAIQKKQLQQFDYELIIDDETFIYEMRLTPLNKKEVVGLARDITSGRRHQAQVEYLSYHDQLTGLYNRRFIEEALHRLDSPQNLPLCIIMADVNGLKLINDSFGHSVGDDMLKTAADILKDSCQENEIVARVGGDEFVILAPGLTNATAEKLVKTMQNRCLNTEIETIQLSISFGWDAKVTEEADIHEIFKNAENYMHKKKLFERPSLRSKTIHAIMKTLHEKNPREEKHSQRVSDLCVRTATIMNFSDHRLNEIRTVGLLHDIGKISIDEAILNKPGKLTDEEYLEIKRHPEIGFNILSTVSDMKEMADYVLSHHERWDGTGYPRGLKGEDIPLQARIIAIADAYDAMIGERSYRQSLSPDEAAMELLAHAGTQFDPELTELFIQKVLKIEL, encoded by the coding sequence ATGAACACTTTTACTTGTATTCCTACTCGAAAGAAACAACCCTCTTTCTTCTTTCTAAGATGGCTATTTTTCATAGTTCTGTTTTTTTTCCTGCTATCTTTCAGGGTTTTTGCTGCTCCTTCGGAGACGGATCTTACCACCATTATGATTGGTGATGATCTTCATTATCCACCTTACAGCTATCTGGATGAAAATGGAGAAGCTACTGGTTTTAACGTTGAACTTGCCCGCGCCATCGGCAACGCCATGAACCTGGAGGTGGAAATCCGTCTTGATGAATGGACGACAATCCGTCAAGCCTTAGAGGACGGAGAAATCCATGCTATTTCCGGTATGTTCCGATCTCCGGAGCGGGAAGCCCTATACCTTTTTTCTTCTCCCCATAGCGTTACTGCTGGCGATCTTTTCGGGCCTTCCGGCACCCGGCTCAACCATCTTCAGGAGATAGAAGGTGCTACGGTGGCTGTCCAGGAGGCGGATATTGTTGCTGAATATCTGGAAGCTCAGGACTTAGAGATCACCTTTATGGAAGTCTATAATGTGAAGGATGCACTCCAGCTAGTGGAAGAAGGCCATGCAGACTATGCTGGTGTGTTAAAAATGCCGGGTATGTATATCATTGATGCTTATGAGATGGACTTGATTCCACAAAACCTTTCTCTGAACACCAATCAATATGCCATGGCCGTAATGCCGGACAATAGGGATGTTTTATTGATGCTAAACGGGGGCATGGAAATCCTAAAGGCTACCGGTGAATATCAAGAACTCTATGACCAGTGGCTGGGTATTTATGAAGACCCAGATCCTCGGGAACTGTTCTACCAGTACCGATGGATTCTCATAGCTGTTCTGACACTGATTGCCGGTCTTGCTATCCTTGTCATCCTTATGCGCTATCTGATCCGGCGAAAAACGGAAGAACTGCTCTCTGTTAACACCGAAATGGAAGCCGCCATGGAAGAACTGATTGCCATGGAGCAGGAGCTTCGTGATCAGCTAGATCAATTGCGCAAAAGTCAAGAAGAACTTCATGCCAGCGAAGAAAAAAACAGAGCTATCCTAGCCGCCTTACCGGATATTATGTTTCTTTTTGATGATGCCGGTTATTTCTTAGACTGTCATGCCAGTAATGAAGACAACCTGCTGCATTCCCCTGAGATGTTTCTTGGTAAACATATAAAAGACTTTTTTCCCGGTACTTTATCAGAAAAAACCTTACGCTCGATTCGTCTGGCTATCCAAAAGAAACAATTGCAACAATTTGACTATGAATTAATAATTGACGACGAAACCTTTATTTATGAAATGCGTTTAACCCCTCTAAATAAAAAAGAAGTGGTCGGTCTTGCCCGAGATATCACCTCCGGCCGCCGTCATCAGGCACAGGTAGAATACCTGAGTTATCACGACCAGCTCACCGGTCTTTATAATCGTCGCTTTATTGAAGAAGCCCTTCACCGGTTGGATTCGCCTCAAAATCTGCCCCTCTGTATTATTATGGCCGATGTGAATGGGCTAAAGCTAATCAACGATTCTTTCGGTCATTCGGTAGGAGATGATATGCTGAAAACAGCGGCGGATATTCTTAAAGATTCCTGCCAGGAAAACGAAATTGTTGCACGAGTCGGTGGGGATGAATTTGTCATACTAGCGCCAGGCTTAACGAATGCGACCGCAGAAAAGCTGGTGAAAACCATGCAAAACCGTTGCCTGAATACTGAAATCGAAACCATTCAACTCTCTATTTCCTTTGGATGGGATGCAAAAGTAACCGAAGAAGCGGATATCCATGAAATATTTAAGAATGCGGAAAACTACATGCATAAAAAGAAGCTCTTTGAACGCCCCAGCCTACGCAGTAAAACCATTCATGCCATTATGAAAACATTGCATGAAAAAAATCCACGAGAAGAAAAACATTCTCAGCGAGTTTCTGATTTATGCGTCCGAACAGCTACTATCATGAATTTTAGCGATCATCGACTTAATGAAATCCGAACCGTTGGATTGCTTCATGATATTGGTAAAATATCTATTGATGAAGCCATTCTTAATAAACCAGGCAAATTGACGGATGAAGAATACCTGGAGATCAAACGACATCCGGAGATCGGGTTTAATATTCTTAGCACCGTCAGTGATATGAAAGAAATGGCTGACTATGTCTTATCGCATCATGAACGGTGGGATGGCACTGGTTATCCCCGTGGTCTTAAAGGGGAGGACATTCCTTTACAGGCACGAATTATTGCCATTGCCGATGCCTATGATGCCATGATTGGTGAAAGAAGTTACCGGCAGTCCCTATCCCCGGACGAAGCCGCCATGGAGCTGCTAGCTCATGCTGGTACTCAGTTTGATCCTGAGTTGACTGAACTTTTTATCCAGAAAGTATTAAAGATTGAGTTGTAA